A window of the Alnus glutinosa chromosome 4, dhAlnGlut1.1, whole genome shotgun sequence genome harbors these coding sequences:
- the LOC133865533 gene encoding uncharacterized protein LOC133865533, translating to MNCFLPHWPIISTSTFFDGLWFNIIITSGTCSSSGGNSSGDSSSRGSSSGDFFPGEFCTESLDGSISVACFVGKASSGAPISFPCAFLFRGILSFAPIGLPRFRRALDSFAAVLVNCPTGTSIFVGVLAAGM from the exons ATGAATTGCTTCCTTCCACATTGGCCAATCATTTCTACGTCGACATTCTTCGACGGATTgtggttcaatatcatcattacttctg gtaCCTGTTCCTCTTCAGGGGGTAACTCTTCAGGAGATTCCTCTTCAAGAGGTTCCTCTTCAGGGGATTTCTTTCCAGGAGAATTttgtacagaaagtttggatggatCAATTTCTGTTGCCTGTTTTGTGGGTAAGGCCTCTTCAGGAGCGccgatttcatttccttgtgcttttctcTTCCGGGGAATCTTATCCTTTGCACCAATAGGTCTTCCACGCTTCAGGCGTGCCTTAGACTCATTTGCTGCTGTATTAGTTAATTGTCCTACAGGGACTTCTATCTTTGTTGGAGTATTAGCAGctggaatgtga